The Brachyhypopomus gauderio isolate BG-103 chromosome 7, BGAUD_0.2, whole genome shotgun sequence genome has a window encoding:
- the LOC143519472 gene encoding potassium-transporting ATPase alpha chain 1 isoform X1, protein MFFGGGAHLSSAVQHVGRAVSLRDHAGVPLSDCLSTATQLPDTGIAQDSYEMFVEMDNIDGEIDVKINKKKKIKKKEKLEHMKKEMDIDDHEITIEELEMRYSTSVTKGLTSVMAQQVLERDGPNELKPPKGTPEYVKFARQLAGGLQCLMWVAAVICFIAFGIECAKGDLASYDNLYLAITLIAVVVVTGCFGYYQEFKSTNIIASFKNLVPQQAIVIRDGQKNQINANLLVVGDLVEIKGGDRVPADIRIITSQGCKVDNSSLTGESEPQTRTPEYTHESPLETRNIAFFSTTCLEGVATGMIINTGDRTIIGRIASLASGVGNEKTPIAIEIEHFVDIIAGLAIFFGFTFFVVAMFIGYAFLEAMIFFMAIVVAYVPEGLLATVTVCLSLTAKRLARKNCVVKNLEAVETLGSTSVICSDKTGTLTQNRMTVAHLWFDNMIHAADTTEDQSGQSFDQSSETWRALARVASLCNRAIFKPNQETVPVPKRVVVGDASETAILKFTELTIGNIIDYRARFKKVCEVPFNSTNKFQLSIHELEDPLDLRYLLVMKGAPERILERCSTILIKGQELPLDEQWKEAFQTAYMDLGGLGERVLGFCHLYLNEKEFARGYNFDTDDMNFPTSGLCFAGLISMIDPPRATVPDAVLKCRTAGIRVVMVTGDHPITARAIAANVGIISEGSETVEDIAARLRIPVEQVKKSEARACVINGGQLKEMTSDELDEALRNHPEMVFARTSPQQKLIIVESCQRLGSIVAVTGDGVNDSPALKKADIGIAMGIAGSDAAKNAADMILLDDNFASIVTGVEQGRLIFDNLKKSIAYTLTKNIPELTPYLIYITVSVPLPLGCITILFIELATDIFPSVSLAYEKAESDIMHLKPRNPRKDRLVNEALAVYSYFQIGAIQSFAGFTDYFTAMAQEGWFPLMCVGLRSQWEDVRLQDLQDSYGQEWTYSQRLYQEYTCYTVFFVSIEICQIADVLIRKTRRLSVFQQGFFRNRVLVAAIVFQLCLGNLLCYCPGMPNIFNFMPIRVQWWFVPVPFGILIFIYDEIRKLGVRRHPGSWWDQELYY, encoded by the exons atgttttttggggggggggcacatttgTCATCAGCAGTTCAACATGTGGGAAGGGCTGTGAGCCTGAGGGACCATGCAGGTGTTCCTCTTTCAGATTGTCTCTCTACAGCCACTCAGCTTCCAGACACAGGCATAGCACAG GACTCCTACGAGATGTTTGTGGAGATGGACAACATAGATGGTGAAATAGATGTGAAGAtcaataaaaagaaaaagatcaagaaaaaagaaaaactggAGCACATGAAGAAAGAGATGGACATT GATGATCATGAAATCACAATTGAAGAATTAGAGATGAGATACTCAACCAGTGTTACCAAA GGTCtgacctcagtcatggcccagCAAGTCTTGGAGCGCGACGGGCCCAATGAACTCAAGCCGCCCAAGGGCACACCCGAGTATGTGAAGTTTGCCCGGCAGCTGGCTGGAGGCCTGCAGTGTCTCATGTGGGTGGCAGCGGTCATCTGCTTCATCGCATTCGGCATTGAGTGTGCGAAGGGAGATTTGGCCAGCTATGACAAC CTCTATCTGGCCATTACTCTCATCGCAGTTGTTGTGGTTACTGGCTGTTTTGGGTACTACCAGGAATTCAAGAGCACCAACATCATTGCCAGTTTCAAAAATCTTGTACCACAG CAAGCCATCGTGATCAGGGATGGCCAGAAGAACCAGATTAATGCCAACTTACTTGTGGTGGGAGATCTGGTGGAGATCAAGGGAGGCGACCGTGTTCCAGCAGACATCCGGATTATCACCTCACAGGGCTGCAAG GTGGATAATTCATCACTAACTGGTGAGTCAGAGCCTCAGACAAGGACCCCGGAGTACACTCACGAGAGTCCACTGGAGACACGCAACATCGCCTTCTTCTCCACCACCTGCCTGGAGG GTGTTGCAACGGGCATGATCATTAATACCGGAGACCGCACGATCATTGGACGTATTGCCAGCCTCGCCTCTGGGGTGGGCAATGAGAAGACCCCCATCGCCATTGAGATTGAACATTTCGTCGACATCATCGCTGGCTTGGCCATATTCTTTGGCTTTACATTCTTTGTGGTAGCCATGTTTATTGGCTATGCCTTCCTGGAAGCCATGATCTTCTTCATGGCCATTGTTGTGGCTTACGTACCTGAGGGACTTTTGGCTACAGTTACT GTTTGTCTCTCTCTGACAGCCAAACGGCTGGCCAGGAAGAACTGTGTGGTGAAGAACTTGGAGGCTGTGGAGACCCTGGGCTCTACATCCGTCATCTGTTCAGACAAGACTGGCACCTTGACGCAGAACCGTATGACTGTGGCTCATTTGTGGTTCGACAACATGATCCATGCTGCAGATACCACAGAGGACCAATCAG GTCAAAGTTTTGACCAGTCCTCAGAAACATGGCGCGCACTGGCACGAGTTGCAAGTCTATGCAATCGGGCAATTTTCAAACCCAATCAGGAAACTGTACCTGTCCCCAAG AGAGTAGTAGTTGGCGATGCCTCTGAGACAGCCATACTGAAGTTCACAGAGTTGACCATTGGAAACATCATAGATTACAGGGCACGATTTAAAAAGGTCTGTGAGGTGCCTTTCAACTCAACCAATAAGTTTCAG CTGTCAATACATGAGCTGGAGGATCCACTGGACCTGCGCTACTTACTGGTGATGAAGGGGGCGCCAGAGAGGATTTTGGAGCGCTGCTCAACTATCCTGATAAAGGGCCAGGAGCTGCCATTAGACGAGCAATGGAAGGAGGCATTCCAGACTGCATATATGGACCTGGGAGGTCTTGGGGAGAGAGTCCTTG GTTTCTGCCACCTGTACCTGAATGAGAAGGAGTTTGCCCGTGGGTACAACTTTGACACAGATGACATGAACTTCCCAACTTCAGGCCTGTGCTTTGCAGGTCTCATTTCTATGATCGACCCACCTCGTGCTACAGTGCCTGATGCTGTCTTGAAATGTCGCACGGCAGGCATCCGT GTTGTAATGGTCACCGGAGATCACCCCATCACAGCCAGAGCAATTGCTGCAAACGTAGGCATCATATCGGAGGGCAGTGAGACGGTGGAAGACATTGCTGCCAGGCTGAGAATCCCTGTGGAGCAGGTTAAAAAGAG TGAGGCTCGTGCATGTGTAATTAATGGAGGCCAGCTGAAAGAAATGACCAGTGACGAACTGGATGAAGCTTTGCGCAATCATCCGGAAATGGTGTTCGCCCGCACCTCGCCCCAGCAGAAACTCATCATTGTGGAGAGCTGCCAGCGCCTG GGCTCCATTGTGGCTGTAACAGGGGACGGGGTGAACGACTCCCCAGCTCTGAAGAAAGCAGACATCGGGATTGCCATGGGCATCGCTGGATCCGACGCTGCCAAAAATGCCGCAGACATGATCCTGCTGGATGATAACTTTGCTTCTATTGTAACAGGAGTAGAACAGG GTCGTCTCATCTTTGATAACTTAAAGAAGTCCATAGCCTACACTCTGACGAAGAACATTCCAGAACTAACCCCCTACCTCATCTACATCACAGTCAGCGTCCCCCTTCCACTAGGCTGCATCACTATTCTCTTCATTGAGCTTGCCACTGACATT TTCCCCTCAGTGTCTCTGGCCTATGAAAAAGCAGAGAGTGACATCATGCACCTAAAACCCAGGAACCCACGTAAAGATAGGCTAGTGAATGAAGCACTAGCTGTTTACTCTTACTTTCAGATAG GGGCAATCCAGTCTTTTGCTGGCTTTACAGATTACTTCACAGCGATGGCTCAGGAGGGCTGGTTCCCACTCATGTGTGTGGGCCTTCGCTCTCAGTGGGAAGATGTGCGACTCCAGGACCTACAGGACAGTTATGGACAAGAATGG ACGTACAGCCAGCGTTTGTATCAGGAGTACACCTGCTATACAGTGTTCTTCGTCAGTATTGAGATCTGCCAGATCGCTGACGTGTTGATCAGGAAAACCCGGCGTCTCTCTGTGTTCCAGCAGGGCTTTTTCAG AAACCGGGTGCTTGTGGCTGCAATAGTGTTCCAGCTATGTCTCGGCAATCTGCTATGCTACTGCCCAGGGATGCCAAACATCTTCAACTTCATGCCCATTAG GGTGCAGTGGTGGTTTGTGCCTGTGCCATTTGGTATTCTAATCTTCATCTATGATGAGATAAGGAAATTAGGTGTAAGAAGACATCCAGGCA GCTGGTGGGATCAGGAGTTGTATTACTGA
- the LOC143519472 gene encoding potassium-transporting ATPase alpha chain 1 isoform X2: MFVEMDNIDGEIDVKINKKKKIKKKEKLEHMKKEMDIDDHEITIEELEMRYSTSVTKGLTSVMAQQVLERDGPNELKPPKGTPEYVKFARQLAGGLQCLMWVAAVICFIAFGIECAKGDLASYDNLYLAITLIAVVVVTGCFGYYQEFKSTNIIASFKNLVPQQAIVIRDGQKNQINANLLVVGDLVEIKGGDRVPADIRIITSQGCKVDNSSLTGESEPQTRTPEYTHESPLETRNIAFFSTTCLEGVATGMIINTGDRTIIGRIASLASGVGNEKTPIAIEIEHFVDIIAGLAIFFGFTFFVVAMFIGYAFLEAMIFFMAIVVAYVPEGLLATVTVCLSLTAKRLARKNCVVKNLEAVETLGSTSVICSDKTGTLTQNRMTVAHLWFDNMIHAADTTEDQSGQSFDQSSETWRALARVASLCNRAIFKPNQETVPVPKRVVVGDASETAILKFTELTIGNIIDYRARFKKVCEVPFNSTNKFQLSIHELEDPLDLRYLLVMKGAPERILERCSTILIKGQELPLDEQWKEAFQTAYMDLGGLGERVLGFCHLYLNEKEFARGYNFDTDDMNFPTSGLCFAGLISMIDPPRATVPDAVLKCRTAGIRVVMVTGDHPITARAIAANVGIISEGSETVEDIAARLRIPVEQVKKSEARACVINGGQLKEMTSDELDEALRNHPEMVFARTSPQQKLIIVESCQRLGSIVAVTGDGVNDSPALKKADIGIAMGIAGSDAAKNAADMILLDDNFASIVTGVEQGRLIFDNLKKSIAYTLTKNIPELTPYLIYITVSVPLPLGCITILFIELATDIFPSVSLAYEKAESDIMHLKPRNPRKDRLVNEALAVYSYFQIGAIQSFAGFTDYFTAMAQEGWFPLMCVGLRSQWEDVRLQDLQDSYGQEWTYSQRLYQEYTCYTVFFVSIEICQIADVLIRKTRRLSVFQQGFFRNRVLVAAIVFQLCLGNLLCYCPGMPNIFNFMPIRVQWWFVPVPFGILIFIYDEIRKLGVRRHPGSWWDQELYY, encoded by the exons ATGTTTGTGGAGATGGACAACATAGATGGTGAAATAGATGTGAAGAtcaataaaaagaaaaagatcaagaaaaaagaaaaactggAGCACATGAAGAAAGAGATGGACATT GATGATCATGAAATCACAATTGAAGAATTAGAGATGAGATACTCAACCAGTGTTACCAAA GGTCtgacctcagtcatggcccagCAAGTCTTGGAGCGCGACGGGCCCAATGAACTCAAGCCGCCCAAGGGCACACCCGAGTATGTGAAGTTTGCCCGGCAGCTGGCTGGAGGCCTGCAGTGTCTCATGTGGGTGGCAGCGGTCATCTGCTTCATCGCATTCGGCATTGAGTGTGCGAAGGGAGATTTGGCCAGCTATGACAAC CTCTATCTGGCCATTACTCTCATCGCAGTTGTTGTGGTTACTGGCTGTTTTGGGTACTACCAGGAATTCAAGAGCACCAACATCATTGCCAGTTTCAAAAATCTTGTACCACAG CAAGCCATCGTGATCAGGGATGGCCAGAAGAACCAGATTAATGCCAACTTACTTGTGGTGGGAGATCTGGTGGAGATCAAGGGAGGCGACCGTGTTCCAGCAGACATCCGGATTATCACCTCACAGGGCTGCAAG GTGGATAATTCATCACTAACTGGTGAGTCAGAGCCTCAGACAAGGACCCCGGAGTACACTCACGAGAGTCCACTGGAGACACGCAACATCGCCTTCTTCTCCACCACCTGCCTGGAGG GTGTTGCAACGGGCATGATCATTAATACCGGAGACCGCACGATCATTGGACGTATTGCCAGCCTCGCCTCTGGGGTGGGCAATGAGAAGACCCCCATCGCCATTGAGATTGAACATTTCGTCGACATCATCGCTGGCTTGGCCATATTCTTTGGCTTTACATTCTTTGTGGTAGCCATGTTTATTGGCTATGCCTTCCTGGAAGCCATGATCTTCTTCATGGCCATTGTTGTGGCTTACGTACCTGAGGGACTTTTGGCTACAGTTACT GTTTGTCTCTCTCTGACAGCCAAACGGCTGGCCAGGAAGAACTGTGTGGTGAAGAACTTGGAGGCTGTGGAGACCCTGGGCTCTACATCCGTCATCTGTTCAGACAAGACTGGCACCTTGACGCAGAACCGTATGACTGTGGCTCATTTGTGGTTCGACAACATGATCCATGCTGCAGATACCACAGAGGACCAATCAG GTCAAAGTTTTGACCAGTCCTCAGAAACATGGCGCGCACTGGCACGAGTTGCAAGTCTATGCAATCGGGCAATTTTCAAACCCAATCAGGAAACTGTACCTGTCCCCAAG AGAGTAGTAGTTGGCGATGCCTCTGAGACAGCCATACTGAAGTTCACAGAGTTGACCATTGGAAACATCATAGATTACAGGGCACGATTTAAAAAGGTCTGTGAGGTGCCTTTCAACTCAACCAATAAGTTTCAG CTGTCAATACATGAGCTGGAGGATCCACTGGACCTGCGCTACTTACTGGTGATGAAGGGGGCGCCAGAGAGGATTTTGGAGCGCTGCTCAACTATCCTGATAAAGGGCCAGGAGCTGCCATTAGACGAGCAATGGAAGGAGGCATTCCAGACTGCATATATGGACCTGGGAGGTCTTGGGGAGAGAGTCCTTG GTTTCTGCCACCTGTACCTGAATGAGAAGGAGTTTGCCCGTGGGTACAACTTTGACACAGATGACATGAACTTCCCAACTTCAGGCCTGTGCTTTGCAGGTCTCATTTCTATGATCGACCCACCTCGTGCTACAGTGCCTGATGCTGTCTTGAAATGTCGCACGGCAGGCATCCGT GTTGTAATGGTCACCGGAGATCACCCCATCACAGCCAGAGCAATTGCTGCAAACGTAGGCATCATATCGGAGGGCAGTGAGACGGTGGAAGACATTGCTGCCAGGCTGAGAATCCCTGTGGAGCAGGTTAAAAAGAG TGAGGCTCGTGCATGTGTAATTAATGGAGGCCAGCTGAAAGAAATGACCAGTGACGAACTGGATGAAGCTTTGCGCAATCATCCGGAAATGGTGTTCGCCCGCACCTCGCCCCAGCAGAAACTCATCATTGTGGAGAGCTGCCAGCGCCTG GGCTCCATTGTGGCTGTAACAGGGGACGGGGTGAACGACTCCCCAGCTCTGAAGAAAGCAGACATCGGGATTGCCATGGGCATCGCTGGATCCGACGCTGCCAAAAATGCCGCAGACATGATCCTGCTGGATGATAACTTTGCTTCTATTGTAACAGGAGTAGAACAGG GTCGTCTCATCTTTGATAACTTAAAGAAGTCCATAGCCTACACTCTGACGAAGAACATTCCAGAACTAACCCCCTACCTCATCTACATCACAGTCAGCGTCCCCCTTCCACTAGGCTGCATCACTATTCTCTTCATTGAGCTTGCCACTGACATT TTCCCCTCAGTGTCTCTGGCCTATGAAAAAGCAGAGAGTGACATCATGCACCTAAAACCCAGGAACCCACGTAAAGATAGGCTAGTGAATGAAGCACTAGCTGTTTACTCTTACTTTCAGATAG GGGCAATCCAGTCTTTTGCTGGCTTTACAGATTACTTCACAGCGATGGCTCAGGAGGGCTGGTTCCCACTCATGTGTGTGGGCCTTCGCTCTCAGTGGGAAGATGTGCGACTCCAGGACCTACAGGACAGTTATGGACAAGAATGG ACGTACAGCCAGCGTTTGTATCAGGAGTACACCTGCTATACAGTGTTCTTCGTCAGTATTGAGATCTGCCAGATCGCTGACGTGTTGATCAGGAAAACCCGGCGTCTCTCTGTGTTCCAGCAGGGCTTTTTCAG AAACCGGGTGCTTGTGGCTGCAATAGTGTTCCAGCTATGTCTCGGCAATCTGCTATGCTACTGCCCAGGGATGCCAAACATCTTCAACTTCATGCCCATTAG GGTGCAGTGGTGGTTTGTGCCTGTGCCATTTGGTATTCTAATCTTCATCTATGATGAGATAAGGAAATTAGGTGTAAGAAGACATCCAGGCA GCTGGTGGGATCAGGAGTTGTATTACTGA